A genomic window from Solanum dulcamara chromosome 11, daSolDulc1.2, whole genome shotgun sequence includes:
- the LOC129872631 gene encoding probable LRR receptor-like serine/threonine-protein kinase At3g47570, with protein sequence MENLAFLALTCVYLVTANCCLAMNIRTDQSSLLALKSHITSDPNHILSTNWSSSTSVCDWIGITCSSRHKRVIALRISDTEITGTIPPQLGNLSYLVSLDLSYNNFHGELPPELLHLPKLREIDLGYSNFTGEIPIGITILPSLKLFAMGFNELLNGSNVLSRDNISTLEILDFPGAGLTGDFLSDLCRRLPRLQNLGLGNNMLSGEIPRNISECSQIQVLFLSQNNFVGTIPRELALTGTILDEIGHLYNLESLSMATNKLTGSIPLTIFNVSSLQDLRMTDNKIEGSLPREVENLTMLNVLYLEMNRLEGVIPDEVGNLEQLLDLWLSFHKFSGSIPIGIFNISNLVYISLTGNHISGGLPSTIGHGLPNVQELLLGRNNINGVLPASISNLTKLTYLNLGENELTCPIPESIGKLRFLQKLRLNNNSFTSELTFITPLVNSKQFRLLILSLNPLNAMLPKSISNLSSLEMFYAEGCHLKGYLPNEIRNLRNQYSLKDNDFTGIIPTTVSSLEKLQQLSLGANRISGPFPVALCDLPKVFPKVGNLKAAILLDLSWNQISGNIPSTLGGLQKLIQLSLAHNRIEGSIPETFGKLIDLETLDLSYNNMSGVTFMSNEGLCGNPQKHTPACPSNSKNQSKLKKRRLIWIIVATSVISVIGIASAIVFVLIRRRGKTIKAEDEWSPEVAPQRFSYYELQRATQSFDENNLLGSGSFGSVYKGTLEDGMIVAVKVFNVQMEVPVIHCDLKPSNVLLDNNIVGHLTDFGIAKLLTKEESIGHTTTFATIEYGLEGLISKRSDVYSYGIMLLETFTKKKPNDEMFVGDLNLRSYVHNFTSS encoded by the exons ATGGAGAATCTAGCATTTTTAGCATTAACTTGTGTTTACCTTGTAACAGCTAATTGCTGCTTGGCCATGAATATCAGAACTGATCAATCTTCTCTTCTTGCCTTGAAATCCCACATTACTTCAGATCCTAATCACATTCTTTCAACAAACTGGTCTTCTTCTACCTCTgtttgtgattggattggaatCACTTGTAGCTCTCGTCATAAACGAGTGATTGCACTGAGAATTTCAGACACGGAGATTACTGGTACCATCCCACCACAACTTGGCAATCTCTCTTATCTTGTTTCACTTGATCTAAGCTACAACAATTTCCACGGTGAACTTCCACCGGAGTTGCTTCATTTGCCAAAGTTGAGAGAAATTGATCTTGGTTACAGCAACTTCACCGGAGAAATTCCAATAGGAATAACCATTCTTCCCAGCTTGAAATTGTTCGCCATGGGATTCAATGAATTACTCAATGGCTCCAATGTGCTTTCAAGAGACAACATCTCAACACTTGAAATTTTGGATTTCCCAGGAGCTGGTTTAACAGGTGATTTCCTTTCTGATTTATGTCGTCGCCTTCCCAGATTGCAAAATCTTGGACTTGGAAACAACATGTTAAGCGGAGAGATACCAAGAAACATATCTGAATGCTCGCAAATTCAAGTCTTATTTTTGTCTCAAAATAACTTTGTTGGGACAATTCCAAGAGAATTAG CCTTGACAGGCACAATTCTTGATGAGATTGGTCATCTTTATAACTTGGAGTCTTTAAGCATGGCCACAAATAAGTTAACAGGCTCAATCCCTTTAACCATATTCAACGTTTCATCACTTCAAGATTTACGTATGACTGATAACAAGATTGAAGGATCTCTACCAagagaagttgaaaatttgactATGCTTAATGTACTTTATCTTGAAATGAATCGCCTGGAAG GAGTAATTCCAGATGAAGTTGGTAACCTTGAACAGTTGCTGGACCTTTGGTTGTCTTTCCATAAGTTTAGTGGGTCGATCCCTATTGGTATCTTCAATATCTCAAATCTTGTATATATTTCACTCACAGGGAACCACATTTCAGGTGGTCTTCCTTCCACTATAGGCCATGGGTTACCTAATGTTCAAGAATTACTTCTAGGAAGAAACAATATCAATGGTGTCTTACCTGCTTCCATCTCAAATTTGACGAAACTTACCTATCTAAATCTCGGTGAAAATGAACTTACATGTCCAATTCCTGAATCTATAGGAAAATTAAGATTTCTTCAAAAACTTCGATTGAACAATAACTCCTTCACAAGTGAATTAACCTTTATTACTCCATTGGTCAATTCTAAACAATTTAGACTTCTAATATTGTCTTTGAATCCCCTAAATGCAATGCTTCCAAAATCCATCAGCAACCTTTCGTCTCTTGAAATGTTTTATGCAGAAGGTTGTCACCTCAAGGGCTATCTTCCAAATGAAATCAGGAATTTGAGAAATCAATATTCTTTGAAAGATAATGACTTTACTGGAATTATCCCTACGACAGTAAGTTCTTTGGAAAAGCTTCAACAGCTTTCACTTGGTGCAAACAGAATAAGTGGTCCTTTCCCTGTTGCTTTATGTGACCTACCCAAAGTATTCCCAA AAGTTGGAAACCTCAAGGCTGCAATACTTCTAGATCTTTCCTGGAACCAAATCTCGGGCAACATTCCAAGTACATTGGGAGGACTACAAAAATTGATTCAACTATCTTTGGCTCATAACAGAATTGAAGGATCTATTCCTGAGACATTTGGGAAACTCATAGATTTGGAAACATTGGATCTTTCATATAACAATATGTCTGGT GTTACATTCATGTCGAATGAAGGATTGTGTGGTAACCCTCAAAAGCATACCCCAGCTTGTCCTTCTAATTCAAAGAATCAGTCCAAGTTGAAGAAACGAAGACTGATATGGATTATAGTTGCCACTTCAGTTATATCTGTAATAGGGATTGCTTCAGCAATAGTTTTCGTGTTGATAAGACGACGGGGTAAAACAATCAAAGCTGAAGATGAGTGGTCGCCTGAGGTAGCACCACAAAGATTTTCTTACTATGAACTTCAAAGAGCAACTCAGAGTTTTGATGAAAATAACTTGCTAGGTAGTGGAAGTTTTGGTTCTGTTTATAAAGGGACGTTGGAAGATGGGATGATTGTAGCTGTTAAAGTTTTCAATGTGCAGATGGAAG TACCTGTTATTCACTGTGATCTGAAGCCTAGCAACGTGTTACTTGACAACAACATAGTGGGACACCTGACTGACTTTGGCATTGCAAAACTTCTAACCAAGGAAGAGTCTATTGGTCACACTACAACCTTTGCCACAATTG AGTATGGCTTAGAAGGCCTTATATCCAAGAGGTCTGATGTTTATAGTTATGGTATCATGTTGCTTGAAACATTTACAAAGAAGAAACCTAATGATGAAATGTTCGTGGgggatttgaatttgagaagcTACGTGCATAATTTCACTTCATCATGA
- the LOC129874864 gene encoding shaggy-related protein kinase eta, translating to MADDKEMSTPVMDGNDAVTGHIISTTIGGKNGEPKQTVSYMAERVVGTGSFGIVFQAKCLENGETVAIKKVLQDRRYKNRELQLMRTMDHTNVVCLKHCFYSTTSTNELFLNLVMEYVPETMYRVLKHYSNMNQRMPLIYVKLYTYQVFRGLAYMHTVAGVCHRDLKPQNVLADPLTHQVKICDFGSAKVLVKGEANISYICSRFYRAPELIFGATEYTTSIDIWSAGCVLAELLLGQPLFPGENAVDQLVEIIKVLGTPTREEIRCMNPNYTDFRFPQIKAHPWHKVFHKRMPPEAIDLASRLLQYSPSLRCTALEACAHPFFDELREPNARLPNGRPLPPLFNFKQELSGASPDLVNRLIPDHIKRQMGLHLFASHGDTT from the exons ATGGCTGATGATAAG GAGATGTCAACTCCTGTTATGGATGGGAACGATGCAGTCACTGGTCATATAATTTCTACAACCATTGGGGGCAAGAATGGCGAGCCAAAGCAG ACAGTCAGTTACATGGCTGAACGTGTTGTGGGGACTGGATCGTTTGGAATTGTCTTTCAG GCAAAATGCCTGGAAAACGGGGAGACTGTGGCAATAAAGAAGGTTCTGCAAGACCGTAGATACAAGAATCGTGAGTTGCAGCTAATGCGCACTATGGATCACACAAATGTAGTTTGCCTAAAGCACTGCTTCTATTCAACTACGAGTACAAATGAGCTTTTTCTCAATTTAGTCATGGAGTATGTTCCAGAAACTATGTATAGAGTGCTAAAGCATTATAGCAATATGAACCAGAGAATGCCACTCATCTATGTTAAGCTTTACACCTATCAA GTATTTAGAGGGCTGGCTTACATGCATACTGTTGCTGGAGTATGCCACAGGGACTTGAAGCCTCAGAATGTTTTG GCAGACCCTCTTACTCACCAAGTAAAAATCTGTGATTTTGGAAGCGCAAAGGTGCTG GTTAAAGGAGAAGCAAACATCTCATACATCTGCTCGCGGTTTTATCGGGCTCCTGAACTCATATTTGGTGCAACAGAGTATACTACTTCAATTGATATCTGGTCAGCTGGCTGTGTCCTTGCTGAGCTTCTTCTGGGCCAG CCATTGTTCCCCGGAGAAAATGCCGTGGACCAGCTTGTTGAGATAATCAAG GTACTTGGAACACCGACAAGGGAGGAAATTCGCTGCATGAATCCAAATTATACTGATTTTAGGTTTCCACAAATCAAAGCACACCCTTGGCATAAG GTTTTCCACAAACGGATGCCTCCTGAAGCAATTGACCTTGCTTCTCGGCTACTGCAGTACTCACCAAGTCTTCGTTGCACTGCA CTTGAAGCATGTGCACAtcctttctttgatgaacttcGTGAACCAAATGCACGCCTTCCCAATGGTCGCCCATTGCCTCCTCTCTTCAATTTTAAGCAGGAG TTGTCTGGTGCCTCTCCGGACCTCGTAAACAGGTTGATACCAGACCATATCAAAAGACAGATGGGACTGCATCTTTTTGCATCCCACGGTGACACGACGTAA
- the LOC129872630 gene encoding subtilisin-like protease: MLSSDEVEEMEMKPGFVSARPQRILELDTTHTPSFLGLHQNVGLWNASNSGKGVIIGLLDSGITPKHPSFNDNGMPPPPAKWKGKCEFNFTACNNKLIGARNFVKTATSPLDGKGHGTHTSSTAAGNFVDGANLLGNANGTAVGIAPRAHLAMYRVCDDGLCQEAYILAGLDAAIEDGVDVISISLGGPPMPFYDDCLAIGAYSAIQKGIFVSCSAGNKGPTVGTVKNGAPWILTVAASTTDRKIRAVAVLGNGAKYVGESAFQPTNFSGKLLPLVNANNCESLPTIDVKGKIVLCDTSGDLSRIEKGEEVKNAGAAAMILMNEKNGGYTTFADVHVHPTTHVSYFNGLKIINYIKSTSAPVATISFKGTRIGNKHAPTVASFSSRGPSLASPGILKPDISGPGVNILAAWPTSVEEMITSATSTFTIISGTSMACPHLAGVAALLKNTHPDWSPAAIKSAIMTTADIVNLEKDPIEDERLKPANLFTIGSGNVNPSRASDPGLIYDIHPEDYVPYLCGLKYTDIQVSAIVRRKVHCTSSIAETELNYPSFSIHSKSGAQTYTRTVTNVGEANSTYTVKVSGLDGVEVTVSPITLKFSALNQKASYNVTVKPSKLPLHSQGYITWSSCRYSVRSPIQISPYSI, encoded by the coding sequence ATGTTGTCATCAGATGAAGTGGAAGAAATGGAAATGAAACCAGGATTTGTGTCTGCGCGTCCCCAAAGGATTCTGGAGTTGGATACCACACACACTCCAAGTTTCCTAGGGTTACACCAGAATGTTGGCTTGTGGAATGCTTCAAATTCTGGTAAAGGTGTGATTATTGGTTTGCTAGATTCTGGAATAACTCCAAAACATCCTTCATTCAACGACAATGGAATGCCTCCTCCCCCTGCCaaatggaaaggaaaatgtGAGTTCAATTTCACAGCTTGTAACAACAAGCTTATTGGAGCACGGAACTTTGTGAAGACGGCTACATCACCTTTGGATGGAAAGGGACACGGGACACATACTTCAAGCACAGCCGCTGGAAACTTTGTGGATGGTGCCAATTTACTTGGTAATGCTAATGGCACTGCTGTTGGCATTGCACCCCGTGCTCATTTGGCCATGTACAGAGTCTGTGATGATGGTCTTTGTCAGGAAGCCTATATCTTAGCTGGTCTTGATGCTGCCATTGAAGACGGTGTGGATGTTATTTCCATTTCCCTTGGAGGACCGCCAATGCCTTTTTATGATGATTGTCTAGCAATTGGCGCATATAGTGCGATTCAGAAGGGGATTTTTGTAAGTTGCTCGGCAGGAAATAAAGGACCGACTGTTGGTACTGTAAAGAATGGAGCTCCGTGGATTCTCACTGTTGCTGCTAGTACAACAGATAGAAAGATAAGAGCGGTAGCAGTTTTAGGCAATGGAGCAAAATATGTGGGCGAATCTGCCTTTCAACCAACAAATTTTTCAGGTAAATTGTTGCCACTCGTAAATGCTAACAATTGTGAATCGTTGCCTACAATTGATGTTAAGGGTAAAATAGTGTTGTGTGATACCAGTGGTGACTTGTCAAGAAtagaaaaaggagaagaagtGAAAAATGCTGGTGCCGCAGCCATGATACTCATGAACGAAAAAAATGGTGGCTATACAACATTTGCAGATGTTCATGTCCATCCCACAACTCATGTCAGTTACTTTAACGGACTAAAGATCATAAACTATATAAAATCAACATCAGCCCCTGTTGCAACAATATCATTCAAAGGAACAAGAATCGGAAACAAACACGCGCCAACAGTTGCTTCCTTCTCTTCTAGGGGACCATCTTTGGCAAGTCCAGGCATATTAAAGCCCGACATTAGTGGACCCGGAGTCAATATCCTTGCGGCGTGGCCAACCTCTGTAGAGGAGATGATAACATCTGCTACATCGACGTTTACCATCATTTCTGGCACGTCGATGGCTTGCCCTCACCTTGCGGGAGTAGCAGCATTGTTAAAGAACACACATCCAGATTGGTCTCCAGCTGCAATTAAATCTGCAATCATGACCACTGCTGATATCGTCAATCTTGAAAAGGATCCAATTGAGGACGAAAGACTTAAACCTGCTAATCTATTTACAATCGGATCAGGGAACGTGAACCCATCAAGAGCAAGTGATCCAGGACTCATTTATGACATTCACCCCGAGGATTATGTGCCGTACTTATGTGGCTTGAAATACACAGATATACAAGTTAGTGCAATTGTGAGAAGGAAGGTACATTGTACATCAAGCATAGCTGAGACGGAGTTGAACTACCCTTCGTTTTCCATTCATTCGAAATCAGGGGCTCAAACATATACAAGGACTGTAACTAATGTTGGAGAAGCTAATTCAACTTACACAGTTAAAGTGTCTGGACTCGACGGTGTTGAGGTAACTGTTAGTCCAATCACCTTGAAGTTTTCAGCGTTGAATCAGAAGGCGTCATATAATGTAACTGTTAAGCCATCAAAGCTTCCATTACATTCCCAAGGGTACATAACATGGTCTTCTTGTAGGTACTCTGTTAGAAGTCCAATACAAATATCCCCGTATAGCATTTAA